Proteins from a single region of Camelus ferus isolate YT-003-E chromosome 23, BCGSAC_Cfer_1.0, whole genome shotgun sequence:
- the LOC116659351 gene encoding integumentary mucin C.1-like: MATNGAAATTGAASTAPAATTVTAAAATTTTTTTTMTPTATIATATVTAAATTTTTTTMTPTATIATATVTAAATTTTTTTMTPTATTTTATPTTSTITVITAVYHPHHYRYHHHY, from the coding sequence ATGGCTACTAACGGTGCTGCGGCCACCACTGGCGCCGCCTCCACCGCCCCCGCTGCTACCACTGTTACtgctgccgccgccaccaccaccaccaccaccaccaccatgactcCCACCGCCACCATCGCTACTGCCACTGttactgctgctgccaccaccaccaccaccaccaccatgactcCCACCGCCACCATCGCTACTGCCACTGttactgctgctgccaccaccaccaccaccaccaccatgactcCCACCGCCACCACTACTACTGCTACTCCCACCACCAGCACTATCACCGTTATCACTGCTGTGTATCACCCCCACCACTACCGCTACCACCACCATTACTAG